Proteins co-encoded in one Streptomyces roseochromogenus subsp. oscitans DS 12.976 genomic window:
- a CDS encoding Acg family FMN-binding oxidoreductase yields MSAEPFDEHTITDLVADATAAPSLHNAQPWRFRYLRGLGVLRLYADLERTLPRTDPEKRGLHIGCGAALLNLRVAAAAAELAPEVRLLPDPADAEFLAEVRLRGTAHPDQALALLRPAIVRRHSSRHPFRDEGISAAVRERLHDAARAEGAHLLFPGAWHVQSILELVRDAEGSEALDAGIRGETEQWAHTEPSGTEGATDGIPAEAFGPAPRGGGTLVRDFAAGRPMPDRPWASFEKNPNIALLGTAYDEPSDWLCAGQALERVLLLATTDGLVASVISQPLEWPDLRWAARDPVSAMAHVQMVLRLGYGPEGHPSPRRPVDDVLDIV; encoded by the coding sequence GTGTCTGCAGAACCCTTTGACGAACACACCATCACGGACCTCGTGGCGGATGCCACGGCGGCGCCCTCGCTGCACAACGCACAGCCCTGGAGGTTCCGTTACCTTCGCGGCCTCGGCGTCCTGCGCCTGTACGCCGACCTGGAACGCACCCTGCCGCGCACCGACCCGGAGAAACGAGGTCTGCACATAGGGTGCGGCGCCGCGTTGCTCAACCTCCGGGTGGCCGCCGCCGCGGCGGAGCTGGCGCCGGAGGTCCGGCTGCTCCCGGACCCGGCCGACGCGGAGTTCCTCGCCGAGGTGCGTCTGCGCGGCACCGCTCACCCCGACCAGGCGCTCGCCCTGTTGCGGCCGGCGATCGTACGCCGGCACTCCAGCCGCCACCCGTTCCGCGACGAGGGGATCTCCGCCGCCGTGCGGGAGCGTCTGCACGACGCGGCCCGTGCCGAGGGCGCGCACCTGCTGTTCCCGGGAGCCTGGCACGTGCAGTCGATCCTGGAGCTGGTGCGGGACGCCGAGGGATCGGAGGCGCTGGACGCGGGGATACGCGGTGAGACGGAACAGTGGGCGCACACGGAACCGTCGGGGACCGAAGGGGCGACGGACGGCATCCCCGCCGAGGCGTTCGGCCCCGCCCCACGCGGTGGCGGCACTCTCGTACGTGACTTCGCCGCTGGACGCCCGATGCCGGACCGCCCCTGGGCGTCGTTCGAGAAGAACCCGAACATCGCCCTGCTGGGCACGGCCTATGACGAGCCTTCGGACTGGCTGTGCGCCGGGCAGGCACTGGAGCGGGTCCTGCTCCTGGCCACCACGGACGGGCTGGTCGCCTCGGTGATCTCGCAGCCTTTGGAATGGCCCGACCTCAGGTGGGCGGCTCGTGACCCCGTCTCGGCTATGGCTCATGTGCAGATGGTGCTCCGGCTCGGCTACGGCCCCGAGGGCCACCCGAGCCCGCGCCGACCGGTCGACGACGTGCTCGACATCGTCTGA
- a CDS encoding CBS domain-containing protein encodes MKVSEAMTAPPVCVTPHVSLVEVTRRMTEYAVGSVLVVEDDALLGIVTDRDVALRGLGGGLAPDAPVDRVMSAEVVTVEADDDLQVAYLAFRRTGVRRLPVLDGHRVVGMLTVDDLFLDVFRRLGDLLGAVAWSVLHEPPGPSSACGVPHVP; translated from the coding sequence ATGAAGGTCTCCGAGGCGATGACCGCCCCGCCGGTGTGCGTCACGCCCCACGTATCGCTGGTGGAGGTGACCCGGCGGATGACCGAGTACGCCGTGGGCTCCGTCCTCGTCGTGGAGGATGACGCACTCCTCGGCATCGTCACCGACCGCGACGTCGCCCTGCGCGGCTTGGGCGGCGGCCTGGCCCCGGACGCACCGGTGGACAGGGTGATGTCGGCCGAGGTCGTCACGGTCGAGGCCGACGACGACCTCCAGGTCGCGTACCTGGCGTTCCGCCGTACCGGGGTGCGCCGCCTTCCGGTGCTCGACGGGCACCGGGTGGTCGGGATGCTGACGGTCGACGACCTGTTCCTGGACGTCTTCCGGCGGCTGGGCGACCTGCTGGGAGCGGTCGCCTGGAGCGTGCTCCATGAGCCGCCCGGGCCGTCGTCGGCATGCGGAGTTCCGCATGTGCCCTGA
- a CDS encoding universal stress protein, with translation MDKDVSGPRIVVGVDGSRSSYAALRWAVRYAGLVGGTVDAVAVWELPGLYGWSAPAVDMDVDEDETRQKVTRELTDVLGEDATDTVRTHVVHGNAADVLLRAAEGAEVLVVGSRGRGGFARALLGSVSQHVSQHASCPVVIVRAEPS, from the coding sequence ATGGACAAGGATGTCTCCGGGCCGAGGATCGTGGTCGGCGTCGACGGGTCGCGGTCCTCGTACGCGGCTCTGCGCTGGGCCGTGCGCTACGCGGGCCTCGTCGGCGGCACGGTGGACGCGGTCGCGGTGTGGGAGCTGCCGGGGCTGTACGGCTGGTCGGCGCCCGCCGTGGACATGGACGTCGACGAGGACGAGACCCGGCAGAAGGTGACGCGGGAACTGACCGACGTACTCGGCGAGGACGCGACGGACACCGTCCGGACCCATGTGGTCCACGGCAACGCCGCCGACGTCCTGTTGCGGGCGGCCGAAGGCGCCGAGGTCCTGGTGGTGGGCAGCCGGGGCAGGGGCGGGTTCGCCCGCGCCCTGCTCGGTTCCGTCAGCCAGCATGTGTCGCAGCACGCGAGCTGTCCGGTGGTGATCGTGCGCGCCGAGCCGTCCTGA
- a CDS encoding Rv1733c family protein — MERPADRLERRLRAFLTALAVLALPLAVWAAGQATYSHYTQVRQTQPARLHPVTALLLTDARSGGDRPGAQSGFDALARWSDHNGQHAGVAPVRAWLHQGATATVWLDAHGTIAAPPEGRDFAATAGVAVGCGTALAGVAGAYTTRWAVGQYFERRRAARWTRERERFEPGWTARCRS, encoded by the coding sequence TTGGAACGGCCGGCGGACAGGCTGGAGCGCAGGCTTCGCGCCTTCCTGACGGCCCTCGCCGTGCTGGCCCTGCCGCTCGCGGTGTGGGCCGCCGGACAGGCGACCTACAGCCACTACACGCAAGTACGGCAGACGCAGCCGGCGCGGCTGCACCCCGTCACCGCGCTCCTGCTGACGGACGCACGGTCGGGCGGCGACCGTCCCGGCGCGCAGTCGGGTTTCGACGCGCTCGCGCGGTGGAGCGACCACAACGGCCAACACGCGGGTGTCGCGCCGGTGCGGGCCTGGCTCCACCAGGGGGCCACCGCGACCGTCTGGCTGGACGCCCACGGCACCATCGCCGCCCCTCCGGAAGGGCGGGATTTCGCGGCGACCGCCGGAGTGGCGGTGGGCTGCGGGACGGCACTCGCGGGCGTCGCGGGCGCGTACACCACGCGGTGGGCCGTCGGACAGTACTTCGAACGCCGCCGCGCGGCCCGGTGGACCCGCGAGCGGGAACGCTTCGAGCCCGGCTGGACGGCGCGCTGTCGCAGCTGA
- a CDS encoding universal stress protein, whose translation MARPLVVGVDGSDPSLLAVDWALDEAARHGLPLRLVHASLWARYEDALPSVSQGRPSEQVLAEHIVASAAERAERRNPDVKVTADIIPEDAADTLVREGDDAFALVTGSRGRGGLKGMLLGSVSLAVAGRAPCPVVVVRGDRAGLAGTHERILLGLGEADASAEALRFAFREAEVRGCVLDVVRAWRRPAYERSGERVRTGAAADVYEERASALLDAQLNAVTAEYPHVRTRPTTLEGSAGKVLADRSAAADLVIVGARRRTGRFGFQLGRVSHAVLHHGQCPVAVVPQRR comes from the coding sequence ATGGCACGTCCCCTGGTGGTGGGCGTCGACGGGTCGGACCCGAGTCTGCTCGCGGTCGACTGGGCCCTGGACGAGGCCGCACGCCACGGTCTGCCGCTGAGGCTGGTCCACGCCTCCCTGTGGGCGCGTTATGAGGACGCCCTCCCGTCGGTGAGCCAGGGGCGCCCTTCCGAGCAGGTGCTGGCGGAGCACATCGTGGCCTCCGCGGCCGAACGTGCCGAGCGCCGCAACCCCGATGTGAAGGTGACCGCCGACATCATTCCCGAGGACGCCGCGGACACTCTCGTACGCGAGGGTGACGATGCCTTCGCGCTGGTGACGGGATCGCGCGGCCGTGGTGGGCTCAAGGGAATGCTTCTCGGATCGGTCAGTCTGGCCGTGGCGGGCCGCGCGCCCTGCCCGGTGGTCGTGGTCCGGGGCGATCGGGCCGGGCTCGCGGGCACGCACGAGCGGATCCTGCTCGGCCTCGGGGAAGCCGACGCGAGCGCGGAGGCCCTGCGGTTCGCCTTCCGCGAAGCCGAGGTGCGCGGTTGCGTCCTGGACGTGGTACGGGCCTGGCGCAGGCCCGCCTACGAGCGGAGCGGCGAGCGGGTACGAACCGGAGCAGCGGCGGACGTGTACGAGGAGCGGGCCTCCGCCCTCCTCGACGCGCAGCTCAACGCCGTGACCGCCGAGTATCCGCACGTCCGAACGCGGCCGACGACGCTGGAAGGCTCCGCCGGAAAGGTCCTCGCGGACCGGTCCGCGGCCGCCGATCTCGTGATCGTCGGCGCACGTCGCAGGACGGGCCGCTTCGGGTTCCAGCTCGGTCGCGTGAGCCACGCCGTGCTGCACCATGGCCAGTGCCCCGTCGCGGTCGTACCGCAGCGGCGGTGA
- a CDS encoding hydrogenase maturation protease encodes MSGRVVVIGVGNPLRGDDGAGPAVVEALRGRVPDDTVLTVSDGEPARMLDLWRGADTVVVVEALRTRSGRPGELHTLTPEEVAGHPAGTASTHAFGLAECLALAEALGRLPQKLVVHAVEVADVALGAGLSEAVRSALPELTDRVAARVRQAYEGS; translated from the coding sequence ATGAGCGGCCGGGTGGTGGTGATCGGGGTGGGCAATCCGCTGCGCGGTGATGACGGGGCCGGCCCGGCAGTGGTGGAGGCGTTGCGGGGGCGTGTTCCGGACGACACCGTCCTGACGGTCAGCGACGGTGAACCCGCACGCATGCTCGACCTGTGGCGCGGTGCGGACACCGTGGTCGTGGTGGAAGCCCTCCGTACACGGTCGGGCCGGCCGGGTGAGCTGCACACCCTGACACCGGAGGAGGTGGCCGGACACCCAGCGGGGACGGCGAGCACGCATGCCTTCGGGCTGGCGGAGTGTCTCGCCCTGGCGGAGGCTCTCGGCCGGCTGCCGCAGAAGCTGGTGGTGCATGCCGTCGAGGTGGCCGACGTCGCACTGGGCGCGGGCCTGAGCGAAGCGGTGCGGTCGGCTCTCCCCGAGTTGACCGACCGGGTTGCCGCCCGCGTGCGGCAGGCGTACGAAGGGAGCTGA
- a CDS encoding Ni/Fe hydrogenase subunit alpha, translated as MNPRGTRVLRLDALARVEGEAALHLRVDGGTVAETRLRIYEPPRFFEALLSGRGHTEPPDITSRICGICPVAYQMSACQAIENACGVTVDGPLADLRRLLYCGEWIESHTLHIYLLHAPDFLGLADVVGLARDQRAAVERGLRLKQSGNAILEQLGGRPIHPVNVRIGGFYRTPAPRELRPLAERLRQAREDALETVRWVAAFDFPDAVYDHDLLALRDPGHYAIDSGTPAVIAARGGPRAAREFALSDFEQHVRERQVPHSTALTATLDDRRFLTGPLARYAINGQWLHPVAAEAARDAGLGDPALGAICDNPFRSIVVRAVEVVHAVEEALRIIDGYAQPPRPAVEVPPRRAVGAGATEAPRGLLYHRYALTEDGTLTGARIIPPTAQNQTAIEEDVRRAVQTRLDRDGPDADDEELTLLCERAIRNHDPCISCSAHFLDLTVERT; from the coding sequence ATGAACCCTCGCGGAACCCGCGTCCTGCGACTCGACGCGCTGGCCAGGGTGGAAGGCGAGGCAGCCCTTCATCTGCGTGTCGACGGGGGGACCGTCGCGGAGACACGGCTCCGCATCTACGAACCGCCCCGTTTCTTCGAGGCGCTCCTGAGCGGCCGGGGCCATACCGAACCCCCCGACATCACGTCGCGCATCTGCGGCATCTGCCCGGTCGCGTACCAGATGAGCGCCTGCCAGGCGATCGAGAACGCCTGCGGTGTCACGGTGGACGGCCCGCTCGCGGACCTGCGGCGCCTGCTGTACTGCGGCGAATGGATCGAGAGCCACACCCTGCACATCTATCTGCTGCACGCGCCGGACTTCCTCGGCCTTGCGGACGTGGTGGGACTCGCCCGCGACCAACGTGCCGCCGTGGAGCGCGGCCTGAGGCTCAAGCAGTCCGGTAACGCGATCCTCGAACAGCTCGGCGGTCGGCCCATCCACCCCGTCAACGTCCGGATCGGCGGCTTCTACCGGACCCCGGCGCCGCGGGAACTCCGTCCGCTGGCGGAAAGGCTGCGGCAGGCCCGGGAGGACGCGCTGGAGACCGTGCGCTGGGTCGCCGCGTTCGACTTCCCCGACGCTGTGTACGATCACGACCTGCTCGCCCTCCGCGACCCTGGCCACTACGCCATCGACTCCGGAACACCGGCGGTCATCGCCGCCCGGGGCGGACCCCGGGCGGCCCGCGAGTTCGCCCTCTCCGATTTCGAACAGCACGTCCGGGAACGGCAGGTCCCGCACTCCACGGCCCTGACCGCCACACTCGACGACCGCCGCTTCCTGACCGGCCCGCTGGCCCGCTACGCGATCAACGGCCAGTGGCTGCACCCAGTGGCGGCCGAAGCGGCGCGGGACGCGGGACTGGGCGACCCCGCCCTGGGCGCGATCTGCGACAACCCCTTCCGGAGCATCGTCGTACGTGCCGTGGAGGTGGTCCATGCCGTCGAAGAGGCCCTGCGGATCATCGACGGATACGCACAGCCTCCCCGACCGGCCGTGGAGGTCCCGCCGCGCAGGGCGGTCGGCGCCGGGGCCACAGAGGCACCCCGGGGGCTGCTGTACCACCGCTACGCCCTCACGGAGGACGGCACGCTCACCGGGGCCCGCATCATCCCGCCCACGGCCCAGAACCAGACGGCCATCGAGGAGGACGTACGCAGGGCGGTGCAGACGCGTCTGGACAGGGACGGGCCCGACGCCGACGACGAGGAGCTCACTCTCCTGTGCGAACGAGCCATCCGTAATCACGATCCCTGTATCTCCTGTTCCGCGCACTTCCTCGACCTGACCGTGGAGCGCACATGA
- a CDS encoding oxidoreductase, whose protein sequence is MTTEPGRATDPRPTLAVWKFASCDGCQLTLLDCEDELLGLTDRVRIEHFLEMTPAEGAGGERARLDGRGPYDLSLVEGSITTAEDAERIQHVRRISRYLVTIGACATAGGIQALRNFSDVDEFIAAVYARPEYISTLETSTPISAHVPVDLELRGCPIDRRQLLEVITAYLAGRRPRVPGHSVCFECKRRGTTCITVAHGIPCLGPVTHAGCGAICPAFGRGCYGCFGPMSRPNLRSMVAQLRHDGMSEQDIQRVFRTFNAASPEHAPVPDLAAEKQERPPATTETHPERPA, encoded by the coding sequence ATGACCACTGAACCGGGACGGGCCACCGACCCACGGCCGACGCTCGCCGTGTGGAAGTTCGCCTCCTGCGACGGGTGCCAGCTGACCCTGCTCGACTGTGAGGACGAACTGCTCGGCCTCACCGACCGCGTACGGATCGAGCACTTCCTGGAGATGACCCCGGCCGAGGGCGCCGGCGGGGAACGTGCGCGGCTGGACGGCCGGGGGCCGTACGACCTCTCCCTGGTCGAAGGATCGATCACCACCGCCGAGGACGCCGAGCGGATCCAGCACGTCCGCCGCATCTCCCGGTACCTCGTGACCATCGGAGCCTGCGCCACCGCGGGCGGCATCCAGGCGCTGCGCAACTTCTCGGACGTCGACGAGTTCATCGCCGCGGTCTACGCCCGCCCGGAGTACATCTCCACGCTGGAGACTTCCACCCCGATCTCGGCCCATGTCCCGGTCGACCTCGAACTGCGCGGCTGTCCCATCGACCGACGCCAGCTCCTCGAAGTCATCACCGCCTACCTGGCCGGGCGTAGACCCCGGGTCCCCGGCCACAGCGTCTGCTTCGAGTGCAAGAGGCGCGGCACCACCTGTATCACCGTGGCCCACGGCATCCCCTGTCTGGGCCCGGTCACGCACGCGGGGTGCGGTGCCATCTGCCCCGCCTTCGGACGCGGCTGCTACGGCTGCTTCGGACCCATGAGCCGGCCCAACCTGCGCTCGATGGTCGCCCAGTTGCGCCACGACGGGATGAGTGAGCAGGACATCCAGCGTGTCTTCCGCACGTTCAACGCCGCGTCGCCCGAACATGCCCCCGTACCCGACCTCGCGGCCGAGAAGCAGGAGAGGCCGCCGGCGACGACGGAAACCCACCCGGAAAGGCCCGCATGA
- a CDS encoding FAD/NAD(P)-binding protein, producing the protein MSTVAPPLPYRVAETLAETADTRSIELVPVGGELPSFAPGQFAMIYAFGVGEIPLSASGLRGRHGGLVHTVRAVGAVSTALCRLRRGDTVGLSGPYGTGWDLRAAAGHDVLVIAGGIGLAPLRPVVHEVLDRPDHYGSLAILVGTRTPADLVYRDEIESWCGPARVEVTVDRPGPGWRGAVGVVTTLLDRLDLRPERTCALVCGPEVMMRHTARDLLVRGLVAQRVQVSLERNMRCATGHCGHCQLGPLLLCRDGPVVSYDRVAPLLLVREL; encoded by the coding sequence ATGAGCACTGTCGCGCCCCCGCTGCCGTACCGCGTGGCCGAGACCCTGGCCGAGACCGCCGACACACGGTCCATCGAACTCGTGCCGGTCGGAGGCGAACTGCCCTCCTTCGCACCGGGGCAGTTCGCGATGATCTACGCGTTCGGGGTCGGCGAGATCCCCCTCTCGGCCAGCGGTCTGCGCGGACGCCACGGCGGGCTGGTGCACACCGTGCGCGCCGTGGGTGCGGTCTCGACCGCTCTCTGCCGGCTGCGCCGGGGGGACACCGTGGGGCTCAGCGGGCCGTACGGAACAGGCTGGGACCTTCGGGCGGCAGCCGGTCACGATGTGCTGGTGATCGCCGGTGGCATCGGGCTGGCCCCGCTCCGGCCGGTCGTGCACGAGGTCCTGGACCGGCCGGATCACTACGGCTCGCTTGCGATCCTGGTGGGCACCCGTACTCCCGCGGACCTGGTCTACCGGGACGAGATCGAGAGCTGGTGCGGCCCGGCGCGGGTGGAGGTGACTGTCGACCGTCCCGGGCCGGGCTGGCGCGGTGCGGTGGGTGTGGTCACCACCCTCCTCGACCGTCTCGATCTGCGGCCCGAGCGAACCTGCGCGCTTGTGTGCGGGCCCGAGGTGATGATGCGGCACACCGCACGCGACCTGCTGGTCCGGGGTCTGGTCGCGCAGCGCGTGCAGGTGTCCCTGGAACGCAATATGCGCTGTGCCACCGGGCACTGCGGCCACTGCCAGCTCGGCCCGCTCCTGCTGTGCCGCGACGGTCCGGTCGTCAGCTACGACCGCGTGGCCCCGCTGCTTCTCGTGCGGGAGTTGTGA
- a CDS encoding 4Fe-4S dicluster domain-containing protein: MSTDADVNASAPAGTDGLVMGKDGMAALVDVLIGRGFTVIGPTVRDGAIVLAELGSADELPYGWGVELEAGRYRLRERSDGAAFANAAGPQSWKSFLHPSRVREWSADRVEGQLVFEADQAPPPRYAFLGVRPCDLRAIAVQDRVLTGGAHRDPGYDGRRSGALLIAVECTEPGATCFCVSMNTGPAAGPGYDLVMTEVADDDGHRFWIRGGSQEGAEILAELPGRPADPQTQEAARAGVTAAADRMGRTMPEADLRELMAGTLDAPRWDDVAGRCLTCGNCTMVCPTCFCTTTEDVTDLTGDHAERWRLWDSCFDLDFSHLHGGPVRASSRSRYRQWMTHKLGTWYDQFGSSGCVGCGRCIVWCPVGIDITEEAAALHDWAASTGSPEPDPAGGDGTP, from the coding sequence ATGAGCACCGACGCCGATGTGAACGCCTCCGCGCCCGCCGGGACCGACGGGCTCGTGATGGGCAAGGACGGCATGGCCGCGCTCGTGGACGTGCTGATCGGACGCGGGTTCACCGTGATCGGGCCCACGGTCCGCGACGGTGCCATCGTGCTGGCGGAACTGGGGTCGGCTGACGAGCTGCCGTACGGATGGGGCGTGGAGCTGGAGGCCGGGCGGTACCGGCTGCGCGAGCGGTCCGACGGCGCGGCCTTCGCCAACGCGGCGGGTCCCCAGTCCTGGAAGTCCTTCCTGCATCCGTCGAGGGTGCGGGAGTGGAGCGCCGACCGGGTGGAGGGCCAGTTGGTCTTCGAGGCGGACCAGGCGCCGCCTCCTCGGTACGCGTTCCTGGGCGTGCGTCCCTGCGATCTGCGGGCCATCGCCGTCCAGGACCGGGTCCTGACCGGTGGGGCGCACCGCGACCCCGGCTACGACGGGCGACGCTCCGGGGCCTTGCTGATCGCGGTCGAATGCACGGAACCCGGTGCCACCTGCTTCTGCGTCTCGATGAACACCGGCCCCGCCGCCGGCCCCGGCTACGACCTGGTGATGACCGAAGTGGCCGATGACGACGGGCACCGCTTCTGGATCCGCGGCGGCAGCCAGGAGGGCGCCGAGATCCTGGCCGAGCTGCCAGGCCGCCCCGCCGACCCGCAGACCCAGGAGGCGGCTCGCGCAGGCGTTACCGCGGCCGCGGACCGCATGGGACGGACCATGCCCGAAGCGGACCTCAGGGAACTGATGGCCGGAACGCTCGACGCGCCCCGCTGGGACGATGTCGCCGGACGGTGTCTGACCTGCGGAAACTGCACCATGGTCTGCCCCACCTGCTTCTGCACCACCACCGAGGACGTCACCGACCTCACCGGCGACCACGCGGAGCGGTGGCGGCTGTGGGACTCGTGCTTCGACCTGGACTTCTCCCATCTCCACGGCGGCCCGGTCCGCGCCTCCTCGCGCAGTCGCTACCGGCAGTGGATGACCCACAAACTCGGCACCTGGTACGACCAGTTCGGCTCGTCCGGCTGTGTGGGCTGCGGCCGTTGCATCGTGTGGTGCCCGGTCGGCATCGACATCACCGAGGAAGCCGCCGCTCTGCACGATTGGGCTGCCTCCACCGGCTCACCGGAACCGGACCCGGCGGGCGGAGACGGCACGCCATGA
- the acsA gene encoding acetate--CoA ligase, producing the protein MPWETIRKDTPPRIAPHLGDYDKECAGFSWSDARARLQGLPGGRGLNIAHEAVDRHAASARATAVALRCVGRDDSVTSVTYEELARATARFANVLRALGIGHGDRVVTLLGRCPELYTVVLGTLKNTSVLCPLFSAFGPDPVSQRVTLSDAQVMVTTADLYRRKVAGRRGGLAALRHVLIVGEGTDELPGTMSFATLMADAADTFTIPPTSPHDMALLHFTSGTTGIPKGAVHVHEAAVAHYMSALYALDLHPDDVFWCTADPGWVTGMSYGILAPLMHGVTVVVDEGDYDARRWYRILAEQRVSVWYTAPTALRMLMRTTPRTGPYDLPRSFDLSALRFIASVGEPLNPEAVVWGRDVLGLPVHDNWWQTETGAIMIANFAGCEIRPGSMGRPLPGVEAAVLRRGEDGRAEVIAGHVTVLEKPGMEGELALRPGWPSMFRGYLHDEPRSAAAFAGGWYLTGDLVRRDADGWYWFVGRADDVIKSAGHLIGPFEVESALIEHPAVAESGVIGRPDAVAGNIVKAFVTLQPGFEATPETRRELLAFARRRLGPAVAPREIDFDQHLPHTRSGKVMRRLLRARELGLPEGDISTLEDSTPEDSASKASSAERTEQSV; encoded by the coding sequence ATGCCGTGGGAGACCATCCGGAAGGACACCCCGCCTCGGATCGCCCCCCATCTGGGCGACTACGACAAGGAGTGCGCGGGCTTCTCGTGGTCGGACGCGCGGGCCAGGCTTCAGGGACTGCCCGGCGGGCGCGGGCTGAACATCGCGCACGAAGCCGTGGACCGGCACGCGGCATCGGCCCGCGCGACGGCGGTCGCGCTGCGCTGTGTCGGGCGGGACGACTCGGTCACCTCGGTGACGTACGAGGAGCTGGCCCGTGCCACGGCGCGGTTCGCCAACGTGCTCCGTGCCCTCGGTATCGGTCACGGCGACCGGGTGGTGACGCTGCTGGGCCGGTGCCCCGAGCTGTACACCGTGGTCCTGGGCACGCTGAAGAACACCAGCGTCCTGTGCCCGCTGTTCTCCGCCTTCGGACCGGACCCGGTGTCCCAGCGGGTGACGCTGAGCGACGCGCAGGTCATGGTCACCACGGCGGACCTGTACCGCAGGAAGGTCGCCGGACGACGCGGCGGGCTCGCCGCCCTGCGCCACGTACTGATCGTCGGCGAGGGCACGGACGAACTGCCCGGCACCATGTCATTCGCCACGCTGATGGCCGACGCAGCCGACACCTTCACCATTCCGCCGACCTCGCCCCACGACATGGCCCTGCTGCACTTCACGAGCGGCACGACGGGCATCCCCAAGGGCGCGGTGCATGTGCACGAGGCGGCCGTGGCCCACTACATGTCCGCGCTGTACGCCCTCGACCTGCACCCGGACGACGTGTTCTGGTGCACCGCCGATCCGGGCTGGGTCACCGGCATGTCGTACGGGATCCTCGCACCGCTCATGCACGGCGTGACGGTCGTGGTGGACGAGGGCGACTACGACGCCCGCCGCTGGTACCGCATCCTCGCCGAGCAGCGGGTGAGCGTCTGGTACACCGCGCCGACGGCCCTGCGCATGCTGATGCGGACGACGCCGCGGACCGGGCCGTACGACCTGCCCCGCTCGTTCGACCTGAGCGCGCTGCGGTTCATCGCCTCGGTCGGCGAGCCGCTGAATCCGGAGGCTGTGGTGTGGGGGCGGGACGTGCTCGGTCTGCCGGTCCACGACAACTGGTGGCAGACGGAGACCGGCGCCATCATGATCGCCAACTTCGCCGGCTGCGAGATCCGTCCCGGCTCGATGGGGCGTCCGCTGCCCGGTGTGGAGGCGGCGGTGCTGCGGCGCGGGGAGGACGGCCGGGCCGAGGTCATCGCTGGGCACGTCACCGTACTGGAGAAGCCGGGCATGGAGGGCGAGTTGGCGCTGCGGCCCGGCTGGCCGTCCATGTTCCGCGGCTATCTGCACGACGAGCCACGCTCCGCGGCGGCTTTCGCGGGCGGCTGGTACCTCACCGGCGACCTGGTACGGCGCGACGCGGACGGCTGGTACTGGTTCGTGGGGCGGGCCGACGACGTCATCAAGTCGGCGGGGCACCTCATCGGGCCGTTCGAGGTCGAGAGCGCCCTGATCGAGCATCCGGCGGTCGCCGAGTCCGGGGTGATCGGCCGGCCGGATGCGGTCGCCGGGAACATCGTCAAGGCGTTCGTCACGCTGCAGCCGGGCTTCGAGGCGACCCCCGAGACCAGGCGGGAACTGCTGGCTTTCGCAAGGCGCCGGCTGGGTCCCGCCGTGGCACCCCGTGAGATCGACTTCGACCAGCATCTGCCGCACACCCGCAGCGGGAAGGTCATGCGCCGCCTGCTGCGGGCACGTGAACTCGGTCTGCCCGAGGGTGACATATCCACTCTGGAGGACTCCACGCCGGAAGACTCCGCCTCGAAGGCTTCCTCCGCGGAGAGGACGGAGCAGTCCGTATGA